The sequence CCTGCGGGAGACGGTCGAACGGGTTGTTGGTCATGCTGGTGCTGCTCCCTCTGGAACGGTGGACTGCGAACGCTCACCACTGTGGGGTGCGGCGTGGGGGCGAGGGAGATCCCCGGCATGCTGGTGCCCGGAGTGCCACCCTCGGCGCTCGACGGGCGGTGCGGCGTTGTTGCAGGCTGGGACGGTGACCGCCCCCCGAGCAGCGAACCGGCCCGAACTGTCCGCATTTCTGCGGGCCATGCGGGCCCGGGTTCGGCCGGAAGACGTCGGTCTGCCCGACATCGGGCGCCGTCGTACGCCGGGGTTGCGGCGTCAGGAGGTCGCGCAGCTCGCGGCCGTCAGCATCGACTGGTACATCCGGCTGGAGCAGGGCCGGGTCGGCGTGCCCGGCACCGCCGTGCTGGACGCGGTGTCCCAGGCCCTGAACCTGTCCGAGGCCGAGCGGCACCACCTGCACCTGATCGCCCGCGGCGAGGCCCCGCCCGCCCGGCACGTGCCGGCCCCCGCCAGTGGCTCGCTCCAGCACCTGCTGCGCAGCATGCCCGCCACCCCGGCCTGGATCCTCGACTTCCGGTTCGACGTGCTGGCCCACAACGAGGCCGCCGTCGCCCTGTTCGGGCCGGGGTTCGCGGTCGGCGGCAACACCGCGCGCCCGCTCTTCCTCGATCCCGGGGCCCGGGACTTCCAGCTGGACTGGACCCGCATCGCCCGCGAGCACGTCGGCAACCTGCGGGCCAACCTGACCCGGCACCCCGACGACCCCCGCATCCGCGACCTCGTCGACGAACTGCGGCGCAAGAGCCCGGATTTCGCCACCTGGTGGGACGACCAGACCGTGCAGGAACGCACGAACGGCACCAAGCGCGTGCTGCATCCGGCCGGCGGCGTGCTGACCCTGCGCTACGACGTGCTGGCCGTGCAGGACGGCTCGGACCAGCGGCTGTCGGTGATCACCCCGGCCGACGCGCGCAGCGAGGACGTGCTGCGCTCGCTGATCTCCCGGGGCGGCGGCCTGCGGGTGGTGGGCTGAGTTCCCGGTGGCGGGAGTGACGAACCGCTACCTGATGGAAAACCGGGAAAAATTTCCGATTGCACCCCTTTGTGGCAGGCGGCCGGGCAGCATGGGTGCCGTTCGTGCTTTCTGAACGTCCGGATCCAGGGATGGGGGGCCATCAGTGCGCAAGATCTTGGCAGTGTGCGTCGCCGCGGTAGTCGCGTTCTTCGG comes from Kineosporia corallincola and encodes:
- a CDS encoding helix-turn-helix transcriptional regulator translates to MTAPRAANRPELSAFLRAMRARVRPEDVGLPDIGRRRTPGLRRQEVAQLAAVSIDWYIRLEQGRVGVPGTAVLDAVSQALNLSEAERHHLHLIARGEAPPARHVPAPASGSLQHLLRSMPATPAWILDFRFDVLAHNEAAVALFGPGFAVGGNTARPLFLDPGARDFQLDWTRIAREHVGNLRANLTRHPDDPRIRDLVDELRRKSPDFATWWDDQTVQERTNGTKRVLHPAGGVLTLRYDVLAVQDGSDQRLSVITPADARSEDVLRSLISRGGGLRVVG